A genomic window from Camelina sativa cultivar DH55 chromosome 2, Cs, whole genome shotgun sequence includes:
- the LOC104717739 gene encoding uncharacterized protein LOC104717739, whose protein sequence is MFPRIVQRVRSPKTQINSLNSIKGFSFGFSSLINPKPQIRTGVFWDLDNKPPASFPPYDAAVKLRTAASSFGFVKLMVAYANRHAFSYVPLVVREERRDRKLLNELENTGKVKPPEPYFCGVCDRRFYTNANLINHFKQIHETEHQKRMRQIESSKGHQRVRLLAKYSMKIEKYKRAARKVLTPKEGYGLADELKRAGFWVKMVSDKPEAADVALKEHMVDVMDKREVECVVLVSDDSGYAGVLREAKERCLRTVVIGDLNEGVLKRVADVSYSWKEVVMGKAKKEVEKVVGKWKDRDVLKKLEWSYDPVLEKERGGSCGVWDYGFDCDDDEIENVTEVEIGDSGDWWKLDNEDGVASSRPCQSYHTIVGIDCAEEDINLGS, encoded by the coding sequence ATGTTCCCAAGAATCGTCCAGAGAGTTCGGAGCCCCAAAACCCAAATCAATTCTCTCAATTCAATCAAAGGTTTTAGCTTTGGCTTTAGCTCATtaataaaccctaaaccccaaatccGAACAGGTGTGTTCTGGGACCTAGACAACAAACCACCAGCCTCTTTCCCGCCCTACGACGCCGCCGTAAAGCTCCGAACCGCCGCGTCATCTTTCGGATTCGTGAAACTGATGGTGGCGTACGCGAACCGTCACGCCTTCAGCTACGTTCCTTTAGTAGTtcgagaagagaggagagataGGAAACTGCTTAACGAATTGGAGAACACAGGTAAGGTTAAACCGCCGGAGCCTTACTTCTGCGGTGTTTGTGACCGGAGGTTTTATACGAATGCGAATCTAATCAATCATTTCAAGCAGATTCACGAGACTGAGCATCAGAAACGTATGAGACAGATTGAATCATCCAAAGGACATCAAAGAGTGAGGCTTTTGGCTAAGTATTCGATGAAGATTGAGAAGTATAAAAGAGCGGCGAGGAAGGTTTTGACTCCAAAGGAAGGTTACGGTTTAGCTGATGAGCTGAAACGAGCTGGGTTTTGGGTGAAGATGGTTAGTGATAAGCCAGAAGCTGCTGATGTGGCGTTGAAGGAACATATGGTTGATGTGATGGATAAGAGAGAAGTGGAGTGTGTTGTTCTTGTGTCTGATGATTCTGGTTATGCAGGGGTTTTGAGGGAAGCTAAGGAGAGGTGTTTGAGGACTGTTGTGATTGGTGATTTGAATGAAGGTGTGTTGAAGAGAGTAGCTGATGTTTCGTATTCGTGGAAGGAAGTTGTGATGGGGAAGGCTAAGAAGGAAGTTGAGAAGGTTGTTGGGAAGTGGAAAGATAGAGATGTGTTGAAGAAGTTGGAGTGGAGTTATGATCCTgttttggagaaagagagaggaggtTCTTGTGGTGTTTGGGATTACGGGTttgattgtgatgatgatgagattgagAATGTAACAGAGGTGGAGATTGGAGATAGTGGTGATTGGTGGAAGTTAGATAATGAAGACGGTGTTGCATCTTCTAGACCTTGTCAATCATATCACACCATTGTCGGGATTGATTGCGCAGAGGAAGATATCAATTTAGGCAGTTAA
- the LOC104717728 gene encoding UDP-glucuronate 4-epimerase 5-like — protein MSHLDDLPPTPGKYKTDKVPPYWMILHHHRYLRLSKLTLWASLFLALFLFYLILSPPPSPSRRNLNDSSSSVSAAKYGGSHWEKQVRKSARPRSPGGLTVLVTGASGFVGTHVSIALRRRGDGVLGLDNFNRYYDPKLKRARQGLLERSGVFVVEGDINDAVLLRKLFDVVLFTHVMHLAAQAGVRYAMQNPGSYVNSNIAGFVNLLEVSKSANPQPAIVWASSSSVYGLNSKVPFSEKDRTDQPASLYAATKKAGEGIAHTYNHIYGLSLTGLRFFTVYGPWGRPDMAYFFFTKDILKGKTITVFESPDEGSVARDFTYIDDIVKGCLGALDTAEKSTGSGGKKKGSAMFRIYNLGNTSPVPVTKLVTILEKLLKTKAKKKIMPLPRNGDVEFTHANITLAQAELGYKPTVDLETGLKKFVKWYMGFYTKKKSSW, from the coding sequence ATGTCACACCTTGATGATCTTCCTCCCACTCCCGGTAAATACAAAACCGATAAAGTCCCGCCGTACTGGATgattctccaccaccaccgttaCCTCCGTCTCTCGAAACTAACTCTTTGGGCTTCTCTCTTCCtcgctctcttcctcttctaccTAATCCTATCCCCACCTCCGTCACCATCTCGCCGCAATCTCAACGACTCCTCTTCCTCCGTTTCCGCCGCCAAATACGGCGGCTCTCACTGGGAGAAACAAGTCCGCAAATCCGCTCGTCCAAGGTCTCCCGGCGGTTTAACGGTACTAGTCACCGGAGCATCCGGGTTCGTCGGTACTCACGTCTCGATCGCGTTACGGAGACGCGGCGACGGTGTTCTAGGTCTTGATAATTTCAATCGGTACTACGATCCGAAGCTTAAACGAGCAAGACAAGGGCTTTTAGAAAGATCAGGTGTGTTCGTCGTAGAAGGCGATATAAACGACGCCGTATTGCTTCGAAAGCTCTTTGATGTTGTCCTCTTCACACACGTGATGCATCTCGCTGCTCAAGCTGGTGTGCGTTACGCAATGCAGAACCCTGGATCGTATGTGAATAGTAACATTGCTGGGTTTGTGAATCTCTTAGAAGTATCCAAATCAGCGAATCCTCAGCCTGCGATTGTGTGGGCTTCGTCTAGCTCTGTTTATGGACTCAATTCGAAAGTACCCTTCTCTGAGAAAGACCGAACTGATCAGCCAGCGAGTTTATACGCAGCTACTAAGAAAGCAGGTGAAGGCATTGCGCATACTTATAACCATATCTATGGTTTGTCACTTACGGGTTTGAGGTTTTTCACTGTTTATGGACCTTGGGGTAGACCTGACATGGCCTACTTCTTCTTTACTAAAGATATACTTAAAGGGAAGACGATTACTGTGTTTGAGTCACCTGATGAAGGTAGTGTTGCTAGGGATTTCACTTATATTGATGATATTGTGAAAGGTTGTTTAGGTGCGTTAGATACTGCTGAGAAGAGTACTGGTAGTGGTGGGAAGAAGAAAGGTTCTGCTATGTTTAGGATTTATAATTTGGGGAATACTTCTCCTGTTCCTGTTACTAAGCTTGTGACTATATTGGAGAAGCTTTTGAAGACGAAAGCTAAGAAAAAGATTATGCCTTTACCGAGGAATGGGGATGTTGAGTTCACTCATGCGAATATCACGTTAGCGCAAGCAGAGCTTGGTTATAAACCCACGGTTGATCTTGAGACTGGTTTGAAAAAGTTTGTGAAATGGTACATGGGGTTttacacgaagaagaagagttcttggtga